The proteins below are encoded in one region of Belonocnema kinseyi isolate 2016_QV_RU_SX_M_011 chromosome 3, B_treatae_v1, whole genome shotgun sequence:
- the LOC117169950 gene encoding facilitated trehalose transporter Tret1-like, translating to MLLRDNTRGNFCRAYVGLTRGLAGHIIGPSWTPYMGPSKMSYILMMDIGAFMSWASPALPYLKSEASEIPVTVTQAPWLAAVGNLFAILGILLCSTIMNKIGRKYIILLFGLIQLISWIFINLARNFPFLLIGRIISGIGSGGNRIVLPVYTGEVSGKTIRGRIPNFLKISSNFGTFIMASAGAFLPYHTMNLVMVSLPLIGIFLLLLTSESPYYYLIKRRDKEAIDVLMKMSSVEILEMVMEDIKRIKIAIEENENLEKNSLQETFSHSGSRKSFIMYAIVQFTYCFSGYFAIRG from the exons atgcTCTTGCGTGACAATACAAGGGGAAACTTCTGTAGGGCCTATGTGGGTCTTACGAGGGGCTTAGCTGGGCACATTATTGGCCCTTCGTGGACACCCTACATGGGGCCTTCGAAGATGA GCTATATTTTAATGATGGACATAGGAGCATTCATGTCTTGGGCATCGCCTGCCCTACCCTACCTAAAAAGTGAAGCATCAGAAATTCCTGTAACAGTTACGCAGGCACCCTGGTTAGCGGCTGTTGGAAACCTCTTTGCCATACTAGGGATACTTCTTTGCTCCACAATCATGAATAAAATAGGCCGGAAGTACATCATATTGTTATTTGGCCTGATTCAACTGATATCttggatttttattaatttggcaCGCAACTTCCCTTTTCTATTAATAGGAAGAATTATTTCTGGAATAGGCTCTGGAGGTAATCGTATCGTCCTACCTGTGTACACAGGTGAAGTCTCTGGTAAAACCATCAGAGGAAGAATTCCGAACTTTCTCAAGATTAGCTCGAACTTTGGAACTTTTATTATGGCATCTGCCGGGGCTTTTCTACCTTATCATACTATGAATCTTGTAATGGTTTCATTGCCACTTATTGGAATCTTTTTATTACTCCTTACATCTGAATCTCcgtattattatttgataaaaagacGTGATAAGGAAGCCATAGATGTACTAATGAAAATGTCTTCTGTGGAAATATTAGAAATGGTGATGGAAGACATTAAGAGAATAAAGATTGCCATTGAGGAAAATGAAAATCTGGAAAAGAATAGTTTACAAGAGACTTTTTCGCACAGTGGTAGCAGAAAATCTTTTATTATGTATGCTATTGTGCAGTTTACTTATtgtttttcgggatatttcgccATCAGAGGATAG